One Anolis carolinensis isolate JA03-04 chromosome 5, rAnoCar3.1.pri, whole genome shotgun sequence DNA segment encodes these proteins:
- the nwd2 gene encoding NACHT and WD repeat domain-containing protein 2 isoform X1, whose amino-acid sequence MWPTGGAGKVSSPRDSALRRAAFSGNLSALPSHLAPSGRSVRVFVSTNPEDTVAERSALREHIYPKLREFCRENYGLEFQVIDLYWGVEPEEWHSPELQKTRMRLLEDCLKTSAGPCFVAYFWQWQQIFASLSTDPTDSHHSPEKYIRGGSVTKLGKKPASTKYKLAAKDGRLPVFPLKSMERASFFALPPCDEGLLGEKYGSMRIPGEVESSEFEMILDATVEAKLETRILEEWYCRDENAVPPTYYLKPKSEMLKSNPNMMEASSNPVSETKWQEITEEIKMIIKTAVKMLYEKGKMKHSQAKRYLFSAIEDEFDFALGKQTPAFLKKCVCYIRKIANIERFVKVPEMEKYMDVLHTGGKHTRDPEALEKLIKLRDEFVPTIVASSNLRVYTSVTHCDIKYGYTQEVENHYIEGLGKQFYEDMVDIIQATVQQNFDIETDWLYDEVLQHSSLCRTYSSFYEYKCDARNIMHKYIRPRKMGHINPLVIYGGPCTGKTFLLAEVAKKAYGWLKEEMGPESDPVVVIRFLGSTEMSTDLRNLLQSICEQLAINYRCLVQNYPKKIHDLRELFINLLNESTFHRPLVMIFDAVEQLSDNDDARKLWWLPIHLPRSVRIILSTLPNKHGILQKLRCLIHNEDNYIELTPRDRKMCSQVLKQQLLQVKRKVTSGQQIYVNEAFSRCTLPMFVNLTFREVQNWRSHKDVDESSLCVTVHDSIEQMFWSVENNCGPRLASRAIGYITMSKSGLSEMELEDILALDNTVMFELNDSIRHHNPLRVPYIYIARLKEGLTGYLMERQVKNVTLLVWANRHLQLIAQKMYLHNEEDVHEMHTVMAEYFLGVWSGGRRKSLYNEDQYLNGCLDSDSRSMNDEEKHIMDQTNFDRQSPDQPWVFQCNPLEPDIFFVNHRKMTELLHHLTQCGKTDDMLYGVIMNFSWLYTMIKIGQFDKALSDVELAYNYSQEKELKFLANTLRAIKYKVIKYPGTLSAELQQRLLPVVSSLPKLRQLLLECDKDGPKYCSIVPLHSSMDVTYSPERLPLSSSCTQVTEILPTFNPSTVIVALENGSISTWDVETRQLLRQITTAQSVILGMKLSSDEKYLVVATTKNTLLIYDNLNSCLLSEVEIKGSKHGGIGVGSSFINGFTLSINHALSWLEASKDITVIDLLYGWPLYQFHCWYEVTCVQCSPDGMYAFCGQYLNTASIFHLGSGDKLATVTSEFSGGFVKYLLVLDTAQEMVMVDSEGGLSLWNTEEITNPQLTDDFDCKRGDSEFISIELAEDQSAILICKALNIELLDTGMWKVAEKFRAKHNERFISAVLSKNGDCIVASIENTSAIFVWRRDTGQCMANLQELSGNIVKLIKSNHHNMLLSLSTSGVLSIWDIDIITAMSNIDKTGKPIQRLVLPAKGEVIYTLDGSEVIHKWNFGTGFIEAIFKHESIVENCVLTSNGKLMITSDDKCSQYVWQTGSGENLFRINGQRISQLLITHNDQFVVSLCEQNASRVWRLATGHRVCNILVALQNAFITTANTFVVGMTKNKVLAVSLWTGSITKKFCCDDGITIVDIKLIPDCPDIVVFITSTETVNIWSLTEEVICRRVQLPNTFLKTLEDFEISPNGKLGIISRGDENINVLDLHSGKLRVVHASGIIWRQRLSQDGRYLVYICFRTGEEDDDNGAISILIVMRLADGKNIGACSLYKTPTFLALSQRHLNIIVGFDDGSIGTYTVVDRVDAALKIKIATSNSRQIFNNATQVIKPKCHSYSFKVTADCIWRESTEVFARDSPITVTDPEASEATPTKKHNYCYDKVCSAIDCRGHGFTSDN is encoded by the exons GTCATCGATTTGTATTGGGGAGTAGAACCAGAGGAATGGCATAGCCCGGAGCTCCAGAAAACCCGCATGAGGCTATTAGAAGATTGCCTGAAAACATCTGCAGGTCCATGTTTTGTT gcttaTTTTTGGCAGTGGCAACAGATTTTTGCAAGTTTGTCCACTGATCCTACTGACTCCCATCACTCACCAGAGAAGTACATCCGGGGTGGCTCCGTGACCAAACTGGGGAAAAAACCTGCCTCCACCAAATATAAGCTGGCAGCAAaagatgggaggcttcctgtcttTCCCTTGAAATCAATGGAAAGAGCCAGCTTCTTCgcacttcccccatgtgatgag GGCCTTTTGGGAGAAAAATACGGAAGTATGCGAATACCAGGAGAAGTGGAATCATCAGAATTTGAAATGATTCTGGATGCTACTGTTGAGGCAaaactggaaacaaggatttTGGAAGAGTGGTATTGCAGAGATGAGAATGCAGTGCCACCAACTTATTATCTGaaaccaaaatctgaaatgctgaAGAGCAATCCCAATATG ATGGAAGCATCCTCAAACCCTGTAAGTGAGACCAAATGGCAGGAGATAACAGAAGAAATTAAGATGATTATTAAGACAGCTGTGAAGATGCTATAtgaaaaggggaaaatgaagCACAGTCAAGCAAAGAGATATCTTTTTTCTG CTATCGAAGATGAATTTGATTTTGCATTAGGAAAACAAACCCCAGCTTTCCTAAAGAAGTGTGTTTGCTACATACGGAAGATTGCAAACATAGAGCGTTTTGTTAAAGTTCCAGAGATGGAGAAATACATGGATGTTCTTCACACAGGTGGAAAGCATACACGTGACCCAGAAGCACTTGAGAAACTCATCAAACTCAGGGATGAATTTGTTCCTACCATTGTAGCATCATCAAATCTGAGAGTCTACACTTCTGTCACCCATTGTGACATCAAATATGGTTATACACAAGAAGTGGAGAACCACTACATTGAAGGGCTTGGCAAACAGTTTTATGAAGACATGGTTGATATCATTCAAGCAACTGTGCAACAGAATTTTGATATAGAGACAGACTGGCTCTATGATGAAGTCCTTCAACATTCCTCACTGTGTCGAACCTACTCTTCATTCTATGAATACAAGTGTGATGCTAGGAATATTATGCACAAATACATCCGGCCTAGGAAAATGGGCCACATTAACCCTCTTGTCATATATGGAGGACCATGCACTGGAAAAACCTTCTTATTAGCAGAAGTTGCAAAGAAG GCTTATGGTTGGTTGAAGGAAGAAATGGGACCAGAATCTGACCCTGTAGTAGTTATCAGATTTTTGGGATCCACTGAGATGAGTACAGACCTAAGGAACCTGCTTCAAAGTATTTGTGAACAATTAGCAATTAACTATAGATGCCTCGTGCAAAATTATCCCAAAAAAATCCACGACCTCCGGGAGTTATTTATAAATCTTTTGAATGAATCTACATTTCATAGACCTCTGGTTATGATATTTGATGCTGTGGAGCAGCTGTCAGATAATGATGATGCCAGAAAACTATGGTGGCTCCCTATTCATTTGCCCCGTTCAGTGAGAATTATCTTGTCAACACTGCCAAACAAACATGGAATCCTGCAAAAATTGAGGTGCCTTATACATAATGAGGATAACTACATTGAATTGACACCTAGAGACAGGAAGATGTGTAGTCAAGTTCTCAAGCAACAGTTGCTCCAAGTTAAAAGAAAAGTAACATCAGGGCAGCAAATCTATGTCAATGAAGCTTTTTCCAGATGCACACTGCCTATGTTTGTAAATTTAACCTTCAGAGAAGTCCAAAATTGGAGATCTCACAAAGATGTTGATGAGTCTTCTCTCTGTGTGACTGTTCATGATAGTATAGAACAAATGTTCTGGTCAGTAGAAAACAACTGTGGACCCAGACTTGCCTCACGTGCCATTGGTTACATCACCATGTCCAAGTCTGGTCTCAGTGAAATGGAACTGGAAGACATTTTGGCTCTTGATAACACAGTTATGTTCGAACTAAATGACAGCATCAGGCATCACAACCCATTGAGAGTTCCTTACATTTATATTGCACGACTGAAAGAAGGACTAACTGGATACTTAATGGAAAGGCAAGTTAAAAATGTTACCCTTTTAGTATGGGCAAACAGGCATCTACAACTTATTGCCCAAAAGATGTATCTTCATAATGAAGAAGATGTTCATGAAATGCATACAGTGATGGCTGAATATTTCCTGGGTGTTTGGTCGGGAGGTAGAAGGAAGTCTCTTTACAATGAAGACCAGTACCTGAATGGTTGCCTTGATAGTGACAGTAGGAGCATGAATGATGAAGAAAAACATATAATGGATCAGACCAATTTTGATAGGCAGTCACCTGATCAGCCTTGGGTATTCCAGTGTAACCCTCTGGAACCTGACATCTTTTTTGTCAACCACAGAAAAATGACAGAACTTTTACACCACTTGACTCAGTGTGGGAAAACAGATGACATGCTGTATGGTGTCATTATGAATTTCAGTTGGTTATATACTATGATCAAAATTGGACAGTTTGACAAAGCCCTCTCTGATGTGGAATTGGCCTACAACTATTCacaagaaaaagaattaaaattccTTGCAAACACACTTCGCGCTATAAAATACAAAGTGATAAAATATCCAGGTACCCTCTCTGCTGAATTACAGCAGAGacttcttccagttgttagttcATTGCCTAAACTGAGACAGCTTCTTCTGGAATGTGATAAAGATGGTCCGAAATACTGCTCCATTGTTCCGCTGCATTCTTCAATGGATGTAACTTACAGCCCTGAGAGACTACCGTTGTCTTCCAGTTGCACTCAAGTCACCGAAATCCTGCCTACCTTTAATCCAAGTACAGTCATTGTAGCTCTTGAAAATGGCTCCATCAGTACCTGGGATGTAGAGACTCGTCAGCTATTACGGCAAATAACAACAGCTCAGTCAGTAATCCTGGGCATGAAACTCTCTAGTGATGAAAAGTACCTTGTTGTGGCCACAACAAAGAACACACTCTTGATTTATGACAACCTAAATTCCTGCCTTCTGTCTGAGGTAGAGATTAAGGGATCAAAGCATGGTGGAATTGGTGTAGGTTCCAGTTTTATAAATGGGTTTACTCTCTCAATAAATCATGCACTTTCATGGCTAGAAGCTAGCAAAGACATTACTGTAATAGATCTACTTTATGGATGGCCACTTTATCAATTCCATTGCTGGTATGAAGTGACTTGTGTCCAGTGTTCCCCAGATGGAATGTATGCTTTCTGTGGACAGTACTTGAATACAGCATCTATATTCCATTTAGGCAGTGGAGACAAGCTGGCTACTGTGACTTCAGAATTTTCTGGTGGGTTTGTTAAATATCTTCTGGTCCTAGATACAGCTCAAGAGATGGTGATGGTGGACAGTGAAGGTGGTCTTTCCCTTTGGAATACTGAAGAAATCACCAACCCCCAACTGACAGATGACTTTGATTGCAAGAGGGGAGACAGTGAATTTATCAGTATTGAACTAGCTGAAGACCAAAGTGCGATTTTAATATGTAAGGCACTTAATATAGAGCTGCTGGACACTGGCATGTGGAAAGTTGCTGAAAAGTTTAGAGCTAAACACAATGAACGCTTTATATCAGCTGTGTTGTCCAAAAACGGTGACTGCATTGTTGCTTCTATTGAAAATACCTCTGCCATTTTTGTTTGGAGGAGAGACACAGGACAGTGTATGGCAAACTTACAAGAACTCTCAGGAAATATTGTCAAATTAATTAAGTCAAATCATCATAATATGCTGCTCTCCTTATCTACCAGTGGTGTCCTTTCTATCTGGGATATAGATATTATAACTGCAATGTCCAATATTGACAAAACTGGCAAGCCAATCCAAAGACTGGTGTTGCCCGCCAAAGGTGAAGTGATTTACACACTTGATGGGTCTGAAGTTATACATAAGTGGAACTTTGGCACGGGATTTATTGAAGCTATATTTAAGCATGAAAGTATTGTTGAAAATTGTGTGCTGACTTCCAATGGAAAGTTGATGATTACTTCCGACGACAAATGCAGTCAGTATGTATGGCAAACTGGTTCTGGTGAAAATCTCTTCCGCATTAATGGTCAAAGGATAAGCCAGTTGCTGATAACACACAATGATCAGTTTGTTGTCTCCCTCTGTGAGCAAAATGCATCAAGAGTCTGGAGACTGGCGACAGGCCACAGAGTTTGCAATATTCTTGTTGCCTTACAGAATGCATTTATAACCACTGCTAATACATTTGTAGTTGGAATGACAAAAAATAAAGTGTTGGCAGTGAGTCTCTGGACTGGGAGTATAACCAAGAAATTCTGTTGCGATGATGGGATAACTATTGTTGATATCAAACTGATCCCAGATTGCCCTGACATAGTGGTCTTTATAACATCAACTGAAACTGTGAACATCTGGAGTCTTACTGAAGAAGTCATCTGCAGACGTGTGCAACTCCCCAACACTTTCTTAAAGACTTTAGAGGATTTTGAAATATCACCCAATGGGAAACTGGGGATTATATCCCGTGGTGATGAGAATATCAATGTACTTGATCTTCACAGTGGCAAGCTTCGTGTTGTTCATGCTTCTGGCATTATCTGGAGGCAGAGGCTGTCCCAGGATGGCCGCTACCTTGTCTACATTTGTTTTCGTACTGGTGAAGAGGATGATGATAACGGTGCAATTTCCATCCTAATCGTAATGAGATTGGCAGATGGCAAAAATATTGGTGCTTGTTCCCTTTATAAAACTCCAACTTTCCTTGCTCTTTCCCAGAGGCATTTGAACATTATTGTTGGCTTTGATGATGGAAGCATAGGCACTTACACTGTAGTGGATCGAGTGGATGCAGCACTGAAAATTAAAATTGCTACTTCAAATAGCCGACAGATTTTCAACAATGCAACACAAGTGATTAAACCGAAGTGTCACAGTTATAGCTTCAAGGTGACAGCAGATTGCATCTGGAGAGAGTCTACAGAAGTGTTTGCAAGAGATAGTCCAATTACAGTGACAGACCCAGAGGCAAGTGAAGCAACCCCAACCAAAAAACATAACTACTGCTATGACAAAGTGTGTTCTGCCATAGATTGCAGAGGGCACGGATTCACTTCTGACAATTGA
- the nwd2 gene encoding NACHT and WD repeat domain-containing protein 2 isoform X2, translating to MWPTGGAGKVSSPRDSALRRAAFSGNLSALPSHLAPSGRSVRVFVSTNPEDTVAERSALREHIYPKLREFCRENYGLEFQVIDLYWGVEPEEWHSPELQKTRMRLLEDCLKTSAGPCFVGLLGEKYGSMRIPGEVESSEFEMILDATVEAKLETRILEEWYCRDENAVPPTYYLKPKSEMLKSNPNMMEASSNPVSETKWQEITEEIKMIIKTAVKMLYEKGKMKHSQAKRYLFSAIEDEFDFALGKQTPAFLKKCVCYIRKIANIERFVKVPEMEKYMDVLHTGGKHTRDPEALEKLIKLRDEFVPTIVASSNLRVYTSVTHCDIKYGYTQEVENHYIEGLGKQFYEDMVDIIQATVQQNFDIETDWLYDEVLQHSSLCRTYSSFYEYKCDARNIMHKYIRPRKMGHINPLVIYGGPCTGKTFLLAEVAKKAYGWLKEEMGPESDPVVVIRFLGSTEMSTDLRNLLQSICEQLAINYRCLVQNYPKKIHDLRELFINLLNESTFHRPLVMIFDAVEQLSDNDDARKLWWLPIHLPRSVRIILSTLPNKHGILQKLRCLIHNEDNYIELTPRDRKMCSQVLKQQLLQVKRKVTSGQQIYVNEAFSRCTLPMFVNLTFREVQNWRSHKDVDESSLCVTVHDSIEQMFWSVENNCGPRLASRAIGYITMSKSGLSEMELEDILALDNTVMFELNDSIRHHNPLRVPYIYIARLKEGLTGYLMERQVKNVTLLVWANRHLQLIAQKMYLHNEEDVHEMHTVMAEYFLGVWSGGRRKSLYNEDQYLNGCLDSDSRSMNDEEKHIMDQTNFDRQSPDQPWVFQCNPLEPDIFFVNHRKMTELLHHLTQCGKTDDMLYGVIMNFSWLYTMIKIGQFDKALSDVELAYNYSQEKELKFLANTLRAIKYKVIKYPGTLSAELQQRLLPVVSSLPKLRQLLLECDKDGPKYCSIVPLHSSMDVTYSPERLPLSSSCTQVTEILPTFNPSTVIVALENGSISTWDVETRQLLRQITTAQSVILGMKLSSDEKYLVVATTKNTLLIYDNLNSCLLSEVEIKGSKHGGIGVGSSFINGFTLSINHALSWLEASKDITVIDLLYGWPLYQFHCWYEVTCVQCSPDGMYAFCGQYLNTASIFHLGSGDKLATVTSEFSGGFVKYLLVLDTAQEMVMVDSEGGLSLWNTEEITNPQLTDDFDCKRGDSEFISIELAEDQSAILICKALNIELLDTGMWKVAEKFRAKHNERFISAVLSKNGDCIVASIENTSAIFVWRRDTGQCMANLQELSGNIVKLIKSNHHNMLLSLSTSGVLSIWDIDIITAMSNIDKTGKPIQRLVLPAKGEVIYTLDGSEVIHKWNFGTGFIEAIFKHESIVENCVLTSNGKLMITSDDKCSQYVWQTGSGENLFRINGQRISQLLITHNDQFVVSLCEQNASRVWRLATGHRVCNILVALQNAFITTANTFVVGMTKNKVLAVSLWTGSITKKFCCDDGITIVDIKLIPDCPDIVVFITSTETVNIWSLTEEVICRRVQLPNTFLKTLEDFEISPNGKLGIISRGDENINVLDLHSGKLRVVHASGIIWRQRLSQDGRYLVYICFRTGEEDDDNGAISILIVMRLADGKNIGACSLYKTPTFLALSQRHLNIIVGFDDGSIGTYTVVDRVDAALKIKIATSNSRQIFNNATQVIKPKCHSYSFKVTADCIWRESTEVFARDSPITVTDPEASEATPTKKHNYCYDKVCSAIDCRGHGFTSDN from the exons GTCATCGATTTGTATTGGGGAGTAGAACCAGAGGAATGGCATAGCCCGGAGCTCCAGAAAACCCGCATGAGGCTATTAGAAGATTGCCTGAAAACATCTGCAGGTCCATGTTTTGTT GGCCTTTTGGGAGAAAAATACGGAAGTATGCGAATACCAGGAGAAGTGGAATCATCAGAATTTGAAATGATTCTGGATGCTACTGTTGAGGCAaaactggaaacaaggatttTGGAAGAGTGGTATTGCAGAGATGAGAATGCAGTGCCACCAACTTATTATCTGaaaccaaaatctgaaatgctgaAGAGCAATCCCAATATG ATGGAAGCATCCTCAAACCCTGTAAGTGAGACCAAATGGCAGGAGATAACAGAAGAAATTAAGATGATTATTAAGACAGCTGTGAAGATGCTATAtgaaaaggggaaaatgaagCACAGTCAAGCAAAGAGATATCTTTTTTCTG CTATCGAAGATGAATTTGATTTTGCATTAGGAAAACAAACCCCAGCTTTCCTAAAGAAGTGTGTTTGCTACATACGGAAGATTGCAAACATAGAGCGTTTTGTTAAAGTTCCAGAGATGGAGAAATACATGGATGTTCTTCACACAGGTGGAAAGCATACACGTGACCCAGAAGCACTTGAGAAACTCATCAAACTCAGGGATGAATTTGTTCCTACCATTGTAGCATCATCAAATCTGAGAGTCTACACTTCTGTCACCCATTGTGACATCAAATATGGTTATACACAAGAAGTGGAGAACCACTACATTGAAGGGCTTGGCAAACAGTTTTATGAAGACATGGTTGATATCATTCAAGCAACTGTGCAACAGAATTTTGATATAGAGACAGACTGGCTCTATGATGAAGTCCTTCAACATTCCTCACTGTGTCGAACCTACTCTTCATTCTATGAATACAAGTGTGATGCTAGGAATATTATGCACAAATACATCCGGCCTAGGAAAATGGGCCACATTAACCCTCTTGTCATATATGGAGGACCATGCACTGGAAAAACCTTCTTATTAGCAGAAGTTGCAAAGAAG GCTTATGGTTGGTTGAAGGAAGAAATGGGACCAGAATCTGACCCTGTAGTAGTTATCAGATTTTTGGGATCCACTGAGATGAGTACAGACCTAAGGAACCTGCTTCAAAGTATTTGTGAACAATTAGCAATTAACTATAGATGCCTCGTGCAAAATTATCCCAAAAAAATCCACGACCTCCGGGAGTTATTTATAAATCTTTTGAATGAATCTACATTTCATAGACCTCTGGTTATGATATTTGATGCTGTGGAGCAGCTGTCAGATAATGATGATGCCAGAAAACTATGGTGGCTCCCTATTCATTTGCCCCGTTCAGTGAGAATTATCTTGTCAACACTGCCAAACAAACATGGAATCCTGCAAAAATTGAGGTGCCTTATACATAATGAGGATAACTACATTGAATTGACACCTAGAGACAGGAAGATGTGTAGTCAAGTTCTCAAGCAACAGTTGCTCCAAGTTAAAAGAAAAGTAACATCAGGGCAGCAAATCTATGTCAATGAAGCTTTTTCCAGATGCACACTGCCTATGTTTGTAAATTTAACCTTCAGAGAAGTCCAAAATTGGAGATCTCACAAAGATGTTGATGAGTCTTCTCTCTGTGTGACTGTTCATGATAGTATAGAACAAATGTTCTGGTCAGTAGAAAACAACTGTGGACCCAGACTTGCCTCACGTGCCATTGGTTACATCACCATGTCCAAGTCTGGTCTCAGTGAAATGGAACTGGAAGACATTTTGGCTCTTGATAACACAGTTATGTTCGAACTAAATGACAGCATCAGGCATCACAACCCATTGAGAGTTCCTTACATTTATATTGCACGACTGAAAGAAGGACTAACTGGATACTTAATGGAAAGGCAAGTTAAAAATGTTACCCTTTTAGTATGGGCAAACAGGCATCTACAACTTATTGCCCAAAAGATGTATCTTCATAATGAAGAAGATGTTCATGAAATGCATACAGTGATGGCTGAATATTTCCTGGGTGTTTGGTCGGGAGGTAGAAGGAAGTCTCTTTACAATGAAGACCAGTACCTGAATGGTTGCCTTGATAGTGACAGTAGGAGCATGAATGATGAAGAAAAACATATAATGGATCAGACCAATTTTGATAGGCAGTCACCTGATCAGCCTTGGGTATTCCAGTGTAACCCTCTGGAACCTGACATCTTTTTTGTCAACCACAGAAAAATGACAGAACTTTTACACCACTTGACTCAGTGTGGGAAAACAGATGACATGCTGTATGGTGTCATTATGAATTTCAGTTGGTTATATACTATGATCAAAATTGGACAGTTTGACAAAGCCCTCTCTGATGTGGAATTGGCCTACAACTATTCacaagaaaaagaattaaaattccTTGCAAACACACTTCGCGCTATAAAATACAAAGTGATAAAATATCCAGGTACCCTCTCTGCTGAATTACAGCAGAGacttcttccagttgttagttcATTGCCTAAACTGAGACAGCTTCTTCTGGAATGTGATAAAGATGGTCCGAAATACTGCTCCATTGTTCCGCTGCATTCTTCAATGGATGTAACTTACAGCCCTGAGAGACTACCGTTGTCTTCCAGTTGCACTCAAGTCACCGAAATCCTGCCTACCTTTAATCCAAGTACAGTCATTGTAGCTCTTGAAAATGGCTCCATCAGTACCTGGGATGTAGAGACTCGTCAGCTATTACGGCAAATAACAACAGCTCAGTCAGTAATCCTGGGCATGAAACTCTCTAGTGATGAAAAGTACCTTGTTGTGGCCACAACAAAGAACACACTCTTGATTTATGACAACCTAAATTCCTGCCTTCTGTCTGAGGTAGAGATTAAGGGATCAAAGCATGGTGGAATTGGTGTAGGTTCCAGTTTTATAAATGGGTTTACTCTCTCAATAAATCATGCACTTTCATGGCTAGAAGCTAGCAAAGACATTACTGTAATAGATCTACTTTATGGATGGCCACTTTATCAATTCCATTGCTGGTATGAAGTGACTTGTGTCCAGTGTTCCCCAGATGGAATGTATGCTTTCTGTGGACAGTACTTGAATACAGCATCTATATTCCATTTAGGCAGTGGAGACAAGCTGGCTACTGTGACTTCAGAATTTTCTGGTGGGTTTGTTAAATATCTTCTGGTCCTAGATACAGCTCAAGAGATGGTGATGGTGGACAGTGAAGGTGGTCTTTCCCTTTGGAATACTGAAGAAATCACCAACCCCCAACTGACAGATGACTTTGATTGCAAGAGGGGAGACAGTGAATTTATCAGTATTGAACTAGCTGAAGACCAAAGTGCGATTTTAATATGTAAGGCACTTAATATAGAGCTGCTGGACACTGGCATGTGGAAAGTTGCTGAAAAGTTTAGAGCTAAACACAATGAACGCTTTATATCAGCTGTGTTGTCCAAAAACGGTGACTGCATTGTTGCTTCTATTGAAAATACCTCTGCCATTTTTGTTTGGAGGAGAGACACAGGACAGTGTATGGCAAACTTACAAGAACTCTCAGGAAATATTGTCAAATTAATTAAGTCAAATCATCATAATATGCTGCTCTCCTTATCTACCAGTGGTGTCCTTTCTATCTGGGATATAGATATTATAACTGCAATGTCCAATATTGACAAAACTGGCAAGCCAATCCAAAGACTGGTGTTGCCCGCCAAAGGTGAAGTGATTTACACACTTGATGGGTCTGAAGTTATACATAAGTGGAACTTTGGCACGGGATTTATTGAAGCTATATTTAAGCATGAAAGTATTGTTGAAAATTGTGTGCTGACTTCCAATGGAAAGTTGATGATTACTTCCGACGACAAATGCAGTCAGTATGTATGGCAAACTGGTTCTGGTGAAAATCTCTTCCGCATTAATGGTCAAAGGATAAGCCAGTTGCTGATAACACACAATGATCAGTTTGTTGTCTCCCTCTGTGAGCAAAATGCATCAAGAGTCTGGAGACTGGCGACAGGCCACAGAGTTTGCAATATTCTTGTTGCCTTACAGAATGCATTTATAACCACTGCTAATACATTTGTAGTTGGAATGACAAAAAATAAAGTGTTGGCAGTGAGTCTCTGGACTGGGAGTATAACCAAGAAATTCTGTTGCGATGATGGGATAACTATTGTTGATATCAAACTGATCCCAGATTGCCCTGACATAGTGGTCTTTATAACATCAACTGAAACTGTGAACATCTGGAGTCTTACTGAAGAAGTCATCTGCAGACGTGTGCAACTCCCCAACACTTTCTTAAAGACTTTAGAGGATTTTGAAATATCACCCAATGGGAAACTGGGGATTATATCCCGTGGTGATGAGAATATCAATGTACTTGATCTTCACAGTGGCAAGCTTCGTGTTGTTCATGCTTCTGGCATTATCTGGAGGCAGAGGCTGTCCCAGGATGGCCGCTACCTTGTCTACATTTGTTTTCGTACTGGTGAAGAGGATGATGATAACGGTGCAATTTCCATCCTAATCGTAATGAGATTGGCAGATGGCAAAAATATTGGTGCTTGTTCCCTTTATAAAACTCCAACTTTCCTTGCTCTTTCCCAGAGGCATTTGAACATTATTGTTGGCTTTGATGATGGAAGCATAGGCACTTACACTGTAGTGGATCGAGTGGATGCAGCACTGAAAATTAAAATTGCTACTTCAAATAGCCGACAGATTTTCAACAATGCAACACAAGTGATTAAACCGAAGTGTCACAGTTATAGCTTCAAGGTGACAGCAGATTGCATCTGGAGAGAGTCTACAGAAGTGTTTGCAAGAGATAGTCCAATTACAGTGACAGACCCAGAGGCAAGTGAAGCAACCCCAACCAAAAAACATAACTACTGCTATGACAAAGTGTGTTCTGCCATAGATTGCAGAGGGCACGGATTCACTTCTGACAATTGA